Proteins found in one Arachis stenosperma cultivar V10309 chromosome 8, arast.V10309.gnm1.PFL2, whole genome shotgun sequence genomic segment:
- the LOC130944848 gene encoding uncharacterized protein LOC130944848 isoform X3, translating into MSRHKFAVTYQWWKIVLRISKGSLTSGALMVFYTKEIFIIGHGIETASKLQGSTPHDQLLIQTSDSFSGLLLFTIGFLVFMVSSVKDSEFQSFFAKGCVLLHISMAIWRFCFEREVEDLAYDWPRHAVGDIALAISWVFFLVYSWGEKYD; encoded by the exons ATGTCAA GACACAAATTTGCTGTGACTTATCAGTGGTGGAAGATAGTTCTCAGAATTTCTAAGGGTT CACTTACCAGTGGGGCCTTAATGGTATTCTACACCAAAGAGATATTTATCATTGGGCATGGAATTGAAACAGCAAGCAAGCTTCAAGGGTCAACACCCCATGATCAGCTTCTGATTCAAACCTCAGATTCATTCTCAGGGTTGCTGCTGTTCACAATTGGGTTCCTTGTGTTCATGGTTTCTAGTGTGAAGGACAGTGAGTTCCAAAGCTTCTTTGCAAAAGGGTGTGTGCTCCTTCACATTTCAATGGCTATTTGGAGGTTCTGCTTTGAGAGGGAGGTTGAAGATCTTGCATATGATTGGCCAAGGCATGCTGTTGGAGACATTGCTTTGGCCATTTCATGGGTCTTCTTTCTTGTCTACTCATGGGGTGAAAAATATGATTAG
- the LOC130944848 gene encoding uncharacterized protein LOC130944848 isoform X1 has product MDATGHKFAVTYQWWKIVLRISKGSLTSGALMVFYTKEIFIIGHGIETASKLQGSTPHDQLLIQTSDSFSGLLLFTIGFLVFMVSSVKDSEFQSFFAKGCVLLHISMAIWRFCFEREVEDLAYDWPRHAVGDIALAISWVFFLVYSWGEKYD; this is encoded by the exons ATGGATGCTACAG GACACAAATTTGCTGTGACTTATCAGTGGTGGAAGATAGTTCTCAGAATTTCTAAGGGTT CACTTACCAGTGGGGCCTTAATGGTATTCTACACCAAAGAGATATTTATCATTGGGCATGGAATTGAAACAGCAAGCAAGCTTCAAGGGTCAACACCCCATGATCAGCTTCTGATTCAAACCTCAGATTCATTCTCAGGGTTGCTGCTGTTCACAATTGGGTTCCTTGTGTTCATGGTTTCTAGTGTGAAGGACAGTGAGTTCCAAAGCTTCTTTGCAAAAGGGTGTGTGCTCCTTCACATTTCAATGGCTATTTGGAGGTTCTGCTTTGAGAGGGAGGTTGAAGATCTTGCATATGATTGGCCAAGGCATGCTGTTGGAGACATTGCTTTGGCCATTTCATGGGTCTTCTTTCTTGTCTACTCATGGGGTGAAAAATATGATTAG
- the LOC130944848 gene encoding uncharacterized protein LOC130944848 isoform X2, with translation MDATGHKFAVTYQWWKIVLRISKALTSGALMVFYTKEIFIIGHGIETASKLQGSTPHDQLLIQTSDSFSGLLLFTIGFLVFMVSSVKDSEFQSFFAKGCVLLHISMAIWRFCFEREVEDLAYDWPRHAVGDIALAISWVFFLVYSWGEKYD, from the exons ATGGATGCTACAG GACACAAATTTGCTGTGACTTATCAGTGGTGGAAGATAGTTCTCAGAATTTCTAAGG CACTTACCAGTGGGGCCTTAATGGTATTCTACACCAAAGAGATATTTATCATTGGGCATGGAATTGAAACAGCAAGCAAGCTTCAAGGGTCAACACCCCATGATCAGCTTCTGATTCAAACCTCAGATTCATTCTCAGGGTTGCTGCTGTTCACAATTGGGTTCCTTGTGTTCATGGTTTCTAGTGTGAAGGACAGTGAGTTCCAAAGCTTCTTTGCAAAAGGGTGTGTGCTCCTTCACATTTCAATGGCTATTTGGAGGTTCTGCTTTGAGAGGGAGGTTGAAGATCTTGCATATGATTGGCCAAGGCATGCTGTTGGAGACATTGCTTTGGCCATTTCATGGGTCTTCTTTCTTGTCTACTCATGGGGTGAAAAATATGATTAG
- the LOC130944848 gene encoding uncharacterized protein LOC130944848 isoform X4: protein MSRHKFAVTYQWWKIVLRISKALTSGALMVFYTKEIFIIGHGIETASKLQGSTPHDQLLIQTSDSFSGLLLFTIGFLVFMVSSVKDSEFQSFFAKGCVLLHISMAIWRFCFEREVEDLAYDWPRHAVGDIALAISWVFFLVYSWGEKYD, encoded by the exons ATGTCAA GACACAAATTTGCTGTGACTTATCAGTGGTGGAAGATAGTTCTCAGAATTTCTAAGG CACTTACCAGTGGGGCCTTAATGGTATTCTACACCAAAGAGATATTTATCATTGGGCATGGAATTGAAACAGCAAGCAAGCTTCAAGGGTCAACACCCCATGATCAGCTTCTGATTCAAACCTCAGATTCATTCTCAGGGTTGCTGCTGTTCACAATTGGGTTCCTTGTGTTCATGGTTTCTAGTGTGAAGGACAGTGAGTTCCAAAGCTTCTTTGCAAAAGGGTGTGTGCTCCTTCACATTTCAATGGCTATTTGGAGGTTCTGCTTTGAGAGGGAGGTTGAAGATCTTGCATATGATTGGCCAAGGCATGCTGTTGGAGACATTGCTTTGGCCATTTCATGGGTCTTCTTTCTTGTCTACTCATGGGGTGAAAAATATGATTAG
- the LOC130944848 gene encoding uncharacterized protein LOC130944848 isoform X5 has protein sequence MGCYSCFFLICVLHSAIALTSGALMVFYTKEIFIIGHGIETASKLQGSTPHDQLLIQTSDSFSGLLLFTIGFLVFMVSSVKDSEFQSFFAKGCVLLHISMAIWRFCFEREVEDLAYDWPRHAVGDIALAISWVFFLVYSWGEKYD, from the coding sequence ATGGGCTGTTATTcttgttttttcttgatctgtgTTCTTCACTCTGCAATAGCACTTACCAGTGGGGCCTTAATGGTATTCTACACCAAAGAGATATTTATCATTGGGCATGGAATTGAAACAGCAAGCAAGCTTCAAGGGTCAACACCCCATGATCAGCTTCTGATTCAAACCTCAGATTCATTCTCAGGGTTGCTGCTGTTCACAATTGGGTTCCTTGTGTTCATGGTTTCTAGTGTGAAGGACAGTGAGTTCCAAAGCTTCTTTGCAAAAGGGTGTGTGCTCCTTCACATTTCAATGGCTATTTGGAGGTTCTGCTTTGAGAGGGAGGTTGAAGATCTTGCATATGATTGGCCAAGGCATGCTGTTGGAGACATTGCTTTGGCCATTTCATGGGTCTTCTTTCTTGTCTACTCATGGGGTGAAAAATATGATTAG